Proteins co-encoded in one Telopea speciosissima isolate NSW1024214 ecotype Mountain lineage unplaced genomic scaffold, Tspe_v1 Tspe_v1.0072, whole genome shotgun sequence genomic window:
- the LOC122647548 gene encoding 50S ribosomal protein L14, chloroplastic — MCIRIIGASNRQYAHIGDVIVAVIKEAVPNMPLERSEIIRAVIVRTCKELKRDNGMIIRYDDNAAVVIDQEGNPKGTRVFGAIARELRRLNFTKIVSLASEVL, encoded by the coding sequence ATGTGTATTCGAATCATAGGAGCTAGTAATCGCCAATATGCTCATATCGGTGACGTTATTGTTGCTGTAATCAAAGAAGCAGTGCCCAATATGCCTCTAGAGAGATCAGAAATAATCAGAGCTGTAATTGTACGTACATGTAAAGAACTCAAACGTGACAACGGTATGATAATACGATATGATGACAATGCAGCAGTTGTCATTGATCAAGAAGGAAATCCAAAAGGAACTCGAGTCTTTGGTGCGATTGCTCGGGAGTTGAGACGGTTGAATTTTACTAAAATAGTTTCATTAGCTTCTGaggtattataa